A region from the Geobacillus vulcani PSS1 genome encodes:
- the purC gene encoding phosphoribosylaminoimidazolesuccinocarboxamide synthase, with protein MPAKQQLLYEGKAKKIYATDEPDVLWVEYKDSATAFNGEKKATIAGKGRLNNEISSLLFAKLQEAGVANHFIEKLSPTEQLVRRVTIIPLEVVVRNVVAGSLAKRLGLAEGTPLEAPLVEFYYKNDDLGDPLLVEDHIAILKLASREEIVWLKREALKVNDVLRAHFAERKVRLIDFKLEFGRTADGAILLADEVSPDTCRLWDAETNEKLDKDVFRRDLGSLTEAYEVIFQRLGGESACIK; from the coding sequence ATGCCGGCAAAACAACAGCTGTTGTATGAAGGGAAAGCGAAAAAAATTTACGCGACGGATGAACCGGATGTCCTTTGGGTGGAGTACAAAGACAGCGCCACGGCGTTTAACGGCGAGAAAAAGGCGACGATCGCCGGCAAAGGGCGGCTCAATAACGAGATTTCCAGTTTACTGTTTGCGAAATTGCAAGAAGCAGGCGTTGCCAATCATTTTATTGAAAAGCTGTCGCCAACGGAACAATTGGTCCGACGCGTGACGATCATCCCGCTGGAAGTCGTCGTCCGCAACGTCGTGGCCGGAAGTTTGGCGAAACGTCTCGGCTTGGCGGAAGGAACGCCGCTTGAGGCGCCGCTTGTCGAGTTTTACTACAAAAACGATGACCTTGGCGACCCGCTGCTCGTCGAAGACCACATTGCGATTTTGAAGCTCGCGAGCCGCGAGGAGATCGTCTGGCTGAAACGGGAAGCGCTGAAAGTGAACGACGTGTTGCGCGCCCATTTTGCCGAGCGAAAAGTGAGATTAATTGATTTTAAGCTTGAGTTTGGCCGCACGGCGGACGGCGCGATCCTTTTAGCGGATGAGGTGTCGCCGGATACGTGCCGGCTTTGGGACGCCGAGACGAATGAGAAATTGGATAAGGACGTATTTCGCCGTGATCTTGGCAGTTTAACCGAGGCGTACGAGGTTATTTTCCAACGGTTAGGGGGAGAATCGGCATGTATAAAGTAA
- a CDS encoding YgaP family membrane protein, giving the protein MANIGIVNALIRITFGLTVIAWATARLARRPWCTSYLWAALLGAMKVGEGITRFCPMTALFDNMQRRQLLEEEKEAVVNPT; this is encoded by the coding sequence ATGGCGAACATTGGCATTGTAAACGCCCTCATTCGCATTACGTTCGGACTAACCGTCATCGCCTGGGCCACCGCCCGCCTCGCCCGGCGGCCATGGTGTACATCGTATTTATGGGCTGCTTTGCTTGGGGCGATGAAAGTTGGGGAAGGAATCACCCGTTTTTGTCCGATGACCGCCTTGTTTGACAATATGCAGCGCCGGCAGCTGCTTGAAGAGGAAAAGGAAGCGGTCGTCAATCCGACATGA
- the purN gene encoding phosphoribosylglycinamide formyltransferase, giving the protein MKRLAVFASGSGTNFQAIVDAAKRGDLPAEIALLVCDRPGAKVIERAVRENVPAFVFSPKDYPSKAAFESEILLELKGRQIDWIALAGYMRLIGPTLLSAYEGKIVNIHPSLLPAFPGKDAIGQAYRAGVSETGVTVHYVDEGMDTGPVIAQRAVPIVPGEPMESLEARIHQVEHELYPAVLRMLLGEKEQQEERIENDGSETSIDQRVQ; this is encoded by the coding sequence ATGAAGCGGCTGGCGGTGTTCGCTTCGGGAAGCGGCACGAACTTTCAAGCGATCGTGGATGCGGCCAAACGCGGCGATTTGCCGGCGGAGATTGCTCTCCTTGTTTGCGACCGGCCGGGGGCGAAAGTGATCGAGCGGGCGGTGCGCGAAAACGTGCCGGCATTCGTGTTTTCCCCAAAAGACTACCCGTCCAAAGCCGCGTTTGAGAGCGAGATTTTGCTTGAACTAAAGGGGCGTCAAATCGACTGGATTGCGTTGGCCGGCTACATGCGCTTGATCGGGCCGACCTTGCTTTCCGCTTATGAAGGGAAGATTGTCAACATTCATCCGTCGCTGTTGCCCGCGTTTCCGGGCAAAGATGCGATCGGTCAAGCGTACCGGGCCGGCGTATCGGAAACAGGCGTCACCGTTCATTACGTTGATGAGGGGATGGACACCGGACCGGTCATCGCCCAGCGTGCTGTTCCTATCGTGCCGGGAGAGCCGATGGAATCGCTTGAAGCGCGCATTCATCAAGTCGAACATGAGCTATATCCGGCGGTGTTGCGCATGCTGCTAGGGGAAAAGGAACAACAAGAAGAAAGGATCGAAAACGATGGCAGTGAAACGAGCATTGATCAGCGTGTCCAATAA
- the purF gene encoding amidophosphoribosyltransferase, whose amino-acid sequence MLAEIKGLNEECGIFGIWGHEDAARLTYYGLHSLQHRGQEGAGIVVAHNGSLSGHKGLGLVTDVFQSETFDALKGAAAIGHVRYSTAGGGGYENVQPLLFRSQTGAMALAHNGNLTNAIELKLALEAQGSIFQTTSDTEVFAHLIRRSQATTFVGQMKEALSQIEGAFAFLLLTETALYAALDPHGFRPLSIGRLGSAYVVASETCAFDVIGATYEREVSPGELLIISHEGVRSERFAPEQPRSICSMEYIYFARPDSHVDGINVHTARKNLGKRLALEAPAEADIVTGVPDSSISVAIGYAEASGIPYELGLIKNRYVGRTFIQPSQALREQGVKMKLSPVRGVVAGKRVVMVDDSIVRGTTSRRIVSMLREAGAVEVHVRISAPPITHPCFYGIDTSSKEELIAANRTIEEIRRLIGADSLAFISQEGMLEAIGRPDVSPQRGQCLACFTGQYPTRLGQAVRPCLTVK is encoded by the coding sequence ATGCTTGCTGAAATCAAAGGATTAAACGAGGAGTGCGGCATTTTCGGCATTTGGGGGCATGAAGACGCCGCCCGGCTCACATACTACGGCCTTCACAGCTTGCAGCACCGTGGGCAGGAAGGGGCTGGCATCGTTGTCGCGCATAACGGGAGCTTATCCGGCCATAAAGGGCTGGGACTCGTGACCGATGTGTTTCAAAGCGAAACGTTCGATGCGCTCAAAGGGGCCGCGGCCATCGGTCATGTCCGCTATTCGACGGCGGGTGGGGGCGGCTATGAAAACGTTCAGCCGCTCTTATTCCGCTCGCAAACCGGCGCGATGGCGCTCGCCCATAACGGCAACTTGACAAACGCCATCGAGCTGAAGCTTGCGCTTGAAGCGCAAGGAAGCATTTTTCAGACGACATCGGATACGGAAGTGTTCGCCCATCTCATTCGCCGCAGCCAAGCAACAACGTTTGTCGGGCAAATGAAAGAGGCGCTCAGCCAGATCGAAGGGGCGTTTGCGTTTTTGTTGCTGACGGAAACGGCGCTGTATGCGGCGCTGGATCCGCACGGGTTTCGGCCGCTTTCGATCGGCAGGCTCGGTTCAGCGTATGTCGTGGCGTCGGAAACGTGCGCGTTTGATGTCATCGGCGCCACATATGAGCGAGAAGTGTCGCCAGGGGAATTGCTCATCATCAGCCATGAAGGGGTGCGTTCGGAACGGTTTGCTCCGGAGCAGCCGCGGTCGATTTGCAGCATGGAATACATTTATTTCGCTCGTCCGGACAGCCATGTCGACGGCATCAATGTCCACACGGCCCGAAAAAACTTAGGAAAGCGGCTCGCCTTGGAAGCGCCGGCAGAGGCCGACATCGTCACCGGCGTGCCGGACTCAAGCATTTCGGTCGCCATCGGTTACGCTGAGGCGAGCGGCATTCCATACGAATTGGGCTTGATTAAAAACCGATATGTCGGGCGGACGTTTATCCAGCCGTCGCAGGCGTTGCGCGAGCAAGGAGTGAAAATGAAGCTGTCGCCGGTGCGCGGGGTTGTGGCCGGCAAGCGGGTCGTGATGGTGGATGATTCGATCGTGCGCGGAACGACGAGCCGGCGCATCGTCTCGATGCTCCGCGAAGCGGGAGCAGTCGAAGTGCACGTGCGCATCAGCGCGCCGCCGATCACCCATCCTTGCTTTTACGGCATTGATACGTCGTCAAAGGAAGAATTGATCGCGGCGAATCGTACGATTGAAGAGATTCGGCGCTTGATTGGCGCTGACTCCCTCGCCTTTATCAGCCAGGAAGGGATGCTTGAGGCCATCGGGCGTCCGGACGTTTCGCCGCAGCGCGGGCAATGTTTGGCGTGTTTCACTGGCCAATATCCAACCCGCCTCGGCCAAGCGGTCCGTCCTTGCTTGACGGTGAAATAA
- the purM gene encoding phosphoribosylformylglycinamidine cyclo-ligase, producing MAKAYKQAGVDIEAGYRSVALMKEHVQKTMRPEVIGGIGGFGGLFDLSALNYRHPVLVSGTDGVGTKLKLAFLLDRHDTIGIDCVAMCVNDIAVQGADPLFFLDYIACGKAVPEKIAAIVKGVADGCVEAGCALIGGETAEMPGMYAEDEYDLAGFAVGIAEKDQLVTGEAIQAGDALVGLPSSGLHSNGYSLVRRIVFEQAKLELDRIYEPLDVPLGEELLKPTRIYAKRLRSVRERFTIKGMAHITGGGFIENIPRMLPSGLGARIQLGSWPVLPIFELLRKMGRLEEQEMFSVFNMGIGLVLAVSPETASPLVEWLSEQGEPAYIIGNVVEGAGVSFAGGSRG from the coding sequence GTGGCAAAGGCATACAAACAAGCAGGGGTCGACATTGAGGCCGGTTATCGGTCCGTCGCCCTGATGAAAGAGCACGTGCAAAAAACGATGCGTCCGGAAGTGATAGGGGGGATCGGCGGGTTTGGCGGCTTATTTGATCTTTCGGCGCTCAACTACCGCCATCCGGTGCTTGTGTCCGGCACAGATGGCGTCGGAACGAAACTGAAGCTCGCGTTTTTGCTTGACCGGCACGATACGATCGGCATCGATTGTGTGGCGATGTGTGTCAACGACATCGCGGTGCAAGGGGCGGATCCGCTCTTTTTTCTTGATTATATTGCTTGCGGCAAGGCGGTGCCGGAGAAAATCGCCGCCATCGTCAAAGGGGTGGCTGACGGCTGCGTCGAAGCCGGCTGCGCCTTGATCGGCGGGGAAACGGCGGAAATGCCGGGAATGTACGCGGAAGACGAGTACGATTTGGCCGGATTTGCCGTCGGCATTGCGGAAAAAGATCAGCTTGTGACCGGAGAGGCGATTCAAGCGGGCGATGCGCTCGTCGGATTGCCATCGAGCGGCCTGCACAGCAACGGCTATTCGCTTGTGCGCCGCATCGTGTTCGAGCAGGCGAAGTTGGAGCTTGACCGCATTTACGAGCCGCTTGATGTTCCGCTCGGCGAGGAGTTGTTGAAGCCGACGCGCATTTACGCGAAACGGTTGCGCTCTGTGCGCGAGCGGTTTACGATCAAAGGGATGGCGCATATTACCGGCGGCGGGTTTATCGAAAACATTCCCCGCATGCTGCCTTCGGGGCTTGGCGCGCGCATTCAGCTCGGTTCATGGCCGGTGCTGCCGATTTTTGAGCTTCTGCGTAAAATGGGCCGTCTTGAAGAGCAAGAGATGTTTTCCGTCTTTAATATGGGCATCGGCCTTGTGCTCGCCGTCAGTCCGGAAACGGCTTCGCCGCTTGTTGAGTGGCTTTCGGAACAAGGCGAACCGGCGTACATCATCGGCAACGTGGTCGAAGGCGCGGGCGTGTCGTTTGCTGGAGGGAGCCGGGGATGA
- the purS gene encoding phosphoribosylformylglycinamidine synthase subunit PurS, whose protein sequence is MYKVKVYVTLRESVLDPQGTAVKGALHSLSYTEVKDVRIGKFMELVIEKSDRDLDEMVREMCEKLLSNPVIEDYRYEIEEAVAR, encoded by the coding sequence ATGTATAAAGTAAAAGTGTATGTCACGTTGCGCGAAAGTGTGTTGGATCCGCAAGGGACAGCGGTGAAGGGGGCGCTGCACAGCTTATCGTATACGGAAGTGAAAGACGTCCGAATCGGCAAGTTTATGGAGCTGGTGATCGAAAAAAGCGATCGCGACCTTGATGAGATGGTCCGTGAAATGTGCGAGAAATTGTTGTCCAACCCGGTCATCGAAGATTACCGCTATGAAATCGAGGAGGCCGTCGCCCGATGA
- the purQ gene encoding phosphoribosylformylglycinamidine synthase subunit PurQ, with the protein MKFAVIVFPGSNCDVDMYHAVADELGEEVEYVWHDEENLDRFDAILLPGGFSYGDYLRSGAIARFSKVMAAVKQAAEAGKPVLGVCNGFQILLEAGLLPGAMRRNQGLKFICRPVQLVVENNETMFTSAYDKGEVITIPIAHGEGNYYCDEQTLQRLVENRQIVFRYHGENPNGSLADIAGIVNERGNVLGMMPHPERAVDALLGSADGLKLFRSIVNYWRETHVVTA; encoded by the coding sequence ATGAAGTTTGCCGTCATTGTCTTTCCGGGATCGAATTGCGATGTCGATATGTACCATGCGGTCGCCGATGAACTCGGCGAAGAAGTGGAATACGTTTGGCATGATGAAGAGAATCTCGATCGGTTCGACGCCATTTTGCTTCCGGGCGGCTTTTCGTACGGCGATTACTTGCGCTCAGGGGCGATCGCCCGCTTTTCCAAAGTGATGGCCGCCGTGAAGCAAGCCGCGGAAGCCGGGAAACCGGTGCTTGGGGTGTGCAACGGGTTTCAAATTTTGCTTGAAGCCGGCTTGCTTCCTGGGGCGATGCGCCGCAATCAAGGATTGAAATTCATCTGCCGGCCGGTGCAGCTTGTCGTGGAAAACAATGAAACGATGTTTACCTCTGCCTATGACAAGGGCGAAGTGATTACCATTCCGATCGCCCATGGTGAAGGGAATTATTATTGCGACGAACAAACGCTCCAGCGCCTTGTCGAAAACCGGCAAATCGTCTTCCGCTACCATGGGGAAAACCCGAACGGCAGCTTGGCGGATATCGCCGGCATTGTCAACGAGCGCGGCAACGTGCTCGGCATGATGCCGCATCCGGAGCGGGCGGTCGACGCTTTGCTCGGCAGCGCGGACGGATTGAAACTATTCCGATCGATCGTCAATTATTGGAGGGAGACTCATGTCGTTACTGCTTGA
- the purD gene encoding phosphoribosylamine--glycine ligase, protein MNVLVIGRGGREHAIAWKAAQSPLVGKLYAAPGNPGMRDVAELVGIDELNIEALVQFAKERAIDLTIVGPEAPLASGIVDRFMAEGLRIFGPSQAAALIEGSKAFAKELMKKYGIPTADHAAFTSYEEAKAYIEQKGAPIVIKADGLAAGKGVTVAQTVEEALAAAKAALVDRQFGTAGSQVVIEEYLEGEEFSFMAFVNGEKVYPLAIAQDHKRAYDGDTGPNTGGMGAYSPVPQIPAETVAIAFETILCPMANALVAEGRPFTGVLYAGLMATADGPKVIEFNARFGDPEAQVVLPRLKTDLVEAILAVMEGRQLELEWTDEAVLGVVLAAKGYPGAYERGAEIRGLDEISSDALVFHAGTKQEGGSWYTNGGRVLLLAAKGGTLAEAKERAYEQLAAIECDGLFYRRDIGRRAIERASVAYTRIKGR, encoded by the coding sequence ATGAATGTACTCGTGATCGGACGCGGCGGACGTGAGCACGCCATCGCTTGGAAAGCGGCGCAAAGCCCGCTTGTCGGTAAGCTGTATGCGGCGCCGGGCAACCCGGGAATGAGGGATGTAGCGGAGTTGGTCGGCATCGATGAACTCAACATAGAGGCGCTAGTGCAATTTGCAAAAGAACGGGCGATCGATTTGACGATTGTCGGGCCGGAAGCGCCGCTTGCTTCCGGCATTGTTGACCGTTTTATGGCCGAGGGGCTTCGCATTTTCGGCCCAAGCCAAGCGGCGGCGCTCATCGAGGGAAGCAAGGCGTTCGCCAAAGAACTGATGAAAAAATACGGCATTCCAACGGCGGACCATGCGGCCTTTACGTCGTACGAAGAGGCGAAAGCTTACATTGAACAAAAAGGTGCGCCGATCGTCATTAAAGCGGACGGGCTGGCCGCCGGAAAAGGCGTCACCGTCGCCCAAACGGTGGAAGAAGCGCTTGCCGCGGCGAAGGCAGCGCTTGTCGACAGACAATTCGGCACAGCCGGCAGTCAAGTCGTCATTGAGGAGTATTTAGAAGGGGAAGAATTTTCGTTTATGGCGTTCGTGAACGGCGAGAAGGTGTATCCGCTCGCCATCGCCCAAGACCATAAACGGGCCTATGACGGTGACACAGGGCCAAACACCGGCGGCATGGGGGCCTACTCACCGGTTCCGCAAATTCCAGCGGAGACCGTCGCCATCGCATTCGAAACAATTTTGTGTCCAATGGCGAACGCGTTAGTGGCTGAAGGGCGTCCGTTTACAGGTGTTCTTTACGCCGGATTGATGGCGACGGCCGACGGGCCGAAAGTCATCGAGTTCAACGCCCGCTTCGGCGACCCAGAGGCGCAAGTGGTGCTGCCGCGCCTCAAAACCGATCTCGTGGAAGCGATTTTGGCGGTCATGGAAGGAAGACAGCTGGAGCTTGAATGGACGGATGAGGCAGTGCTTGGCGTCGTGCTGGCAGCGAAAGGCTATCCCGGCGCGTACGAGCGCGGGGCTGAAATCCGGGGGTTGGACGAGATCTCTTCTGATGCGTTGGTGTTCCACGCCGGCACGAAACAGGAAGGCGGCTCATGGTATACGAATGGCGGACGCGTTCTCCTGTTGGCCGCCAAAGGGGGAACGCTTGCCGAAGCGAAGGAAAGAGCGTACGAGCAATTGGCGGCGATCGAATGCGACGGCTTATTTTACCGGCGCGACATCGGCCGGCGCGCTATCGAACGCGCCTCCGTCGCATATACACGTATAAAAGGGCGATAA
- the purH gene encoding bifunctional phosphoribosylaminoimidazolecarboxamide formyltransferase/IMP cyclohydrolase has translation MAVKRALISVSNKEGIIPFAKQLAELGIDIISTGGTKRALEEAGVPVISISDVTGFPEILDGRVKTLHPAIHGGILAVRSDERHQAALAEHGIRPIDLVVVNLYPFQQTIAKPDVTLAEAIENIDIGGPTMVRAAAKNYADVAIVVDPADYPMVIEELKTTGSIQAKTRQQLAAKAFRHTAAYDAMIAEYLTNLAGEDYPETLTITYTKKQSLRYGENPHQSAAFYAKPLGAAFSIANAVQLHGKELSYNNINDANAAINLIREFQEPAVAAIKHMNPCGVGVGATLLEAFTKAYEADPVSIFGGIIAVNREVDKETAERMHDIFLEIVIAPSFSDEALAILTKKKNIRLLTLDFTAPDVKENMLVSVNGGLLVQEADTFTLEDAEWHVVTKRGPTEAEREQLRFAWKVVKHVKSNAIVLAKNGMTVGVGAGQMNRVGAAKIAIEQAGEQAAGAVLASDAFFPMDDTVEAAAKAGITAIIQPGGSIRDADSIRKADEYGIAMVFTGVRHFKH, from the coding sequence ATGGCAGTGAAACGAGCATTGATCAGCGTGTCCAATAAGGAAGGCATCATTCCGTTTGCGAAGCAGCTGGCCGAACTTGGCATTGACATCATTTCGACCGGTGGGACGAAACGAGCGCTTGAGGAAGCAGGCGTTCCCGTCATTTCGATTTCCGATGTCACCGGTTTTCCGGAAATTTTGGACGGGCGTGTCAAAACGCTGCATCCGGCCATTCACGGCGGCATTTTGGCGGTGCGCAGCGATGAGCGCCACCAAGCGGCGCTCGCAGAGCATGGCATTCGCCCGATCGATTTGGTCGTCGTCAACCTGTATCCGTTCCAACAAACGATCGCCAAACCGGACGTGACGCTGGCTGAGGCGATTGAAAACATCGATATCGGCGGCCCGACGATGGTGCGCGCGGCGGCGAAAAACTACGCGGATGTCGCCATTGTCGTCGATCCAGCCGACTATCCGATGGTGATCGAGGAACTGAAAACAACCGGTTCGATCCAAGCAAAAACGCGGCAACAGCTGGCGGCGAAAGCGTTCCGCCATACGGCGGCATATGACGCGATGATTGCCGAGTATTTAACAAACCTCGCTGGAGAGGACTACCCGGAAACGCTCACTATCACGTACACGAAAAAACAATCATTGCGCTATGGCGAGAATCCGCATCAATCGGCGGCGTTTTACGCCAAACCACTTGGCGCGGCGTTTTCGATTGCCAACGCAGTACAGCTGCACGGCAAAGAGTTGTCGTACAACAACATTAACGACGCCAATGCGGCGATCAACCTCATTCGTGAATTTCAAGAGCCGGCTGTGGCAGCCATCAAACATATGAATCCGTGCGGCGTCGGCGTCGGCGCGACGCTTCTTGAGGCGTTTACGAAGGCGTACGAGGCGGACCCGGTGTCGATTTTCGGCGGGATTATTGCGGTCAACCGTGAAGTGGACAAAGAAACAGCCGAACGGATGCATGACATCTTTTTGGAAATCGTCATCGCTCCGTCATTCAGCGACGAGGCGCTTGCCATTTTGACGAAAAAGAAAAACATCCGTCTATTGACGCTTGATTTTACTGCGCCGGACGTCAAGGAAAACATGCTCGTTTCCGTCAATGGCGGTTTGCTCGTACAAGAGGCCGATACGTTCACGCTCGAAGACGCTGAATGGCATGTCGTTACGAAGCGCGGGCCGACCGAGGCTGAGCGCGAGCAGCTCCGCTTCGCCTGGAAAGTGGTGAAACACGTCAAATCCAACGCCATCGTTCTGGCGAAAAACGGCATGACCGTTGGCGTCGGCGCCGGGCAAATGAACCGGGTGGGCGCAGCCAAGATTGCGATCGAACAAGCGGGAGAACAGGCGGCTGGTGCTGTGTTGGCTTCCGATGCGTTCTTCCCGATGGACGATACTGTTGAAGCGGCGGCGAAAGCCGGCATTACGGCGATCATCCAGCCGGGCGGCTCGATCCGCGATGCGGATTCGATCCGCAAGGCCGATGAATATGGCATCGCCATGGTCTTCACCGGCGTGCGCCACTTTAAACATTAG
- a CDS encoding EYxxD motif small membrane protein, translating into MLLEYMTDMSFVLAALIGGIIALLYVYMRRRRVR; encoded by the coding sequence ATGTTGCTCGAGTATATGACCGATATGTCGTTTGTTTTGGCCGCGTTAATCGGCGGCATTATCGCCCTTTTATACGTGTATATGCGACGGAGGCGCGTTCGATAG
- the purL gene encoding phosphoribosylformylglycinamidine synthase subunit PurL, with the protein MSLLLEPSAAVIKEQKLYREMGLTDEEFARIEAILGRLPNYTETGIFAVMWSEHCSYKNSKPVLKKFPTDGPHVLQGPGEGAGIVDIGDGLAVAFKIESHNHPSAIEPYQGAATGVGGIIRDVFSMGARPIALLNSLRFGELTSPRVNYLFEQVVAGIAGYGNCVGIPTVGGEVQFDPAYEGNPLVNAMCVGIIRHEDIQRGIATGVGNTVMYVGAKTGRDGIHGATFASEELSEQSEAKRPAVQVGDPFMEKLLLEACLEAVKSDALVGIQDMGAAGLTSSSAEMASKGGFGIEMNLDLVPQREAGMTPYEMMLSESQERMLLVVKQGREDEIAAIFAKYGLEAKAIGKVTDDKMLRLFFRGEVAAEIPVDALAKDAPVYHKPSAEPAYYREFQAMPPYIPHIEDYSQTLLALLAQPTIASKEWVYDQYDYMVRTNTVVAPGSDAAVVRIRGTNKALALTTDCNSRYLYLDPEMGGKIAVAEAARNVVCSGAKPLAITDCLNFGSPEKPDIFWQLEKAVDGMSEACRALETPVVSGNVSLYNETNGEAVYPTPVVGMVGLIEDLSHITTQSFKQAGDLIYVIGEAKPEFGGSELQKFLEGRIFGKAPEIDLKVEASRQRQLLAAIRAGVVASAHDVAEGGLAVALAECVMGASGLGAKVTIRGDLISELFSETQSRFVVSVKKEHQEAFEQLVEAKRIGEVTDDGTFTVNGEQGETIIRLSVDDMRNVWKGAIPCLLKSKD; encoded by the coding sequence ATGTCGTTACTGCTTGAGCCGAGCGCGGCGGTGATCAAAGAACAAAAGCTGTATCGCGAGATGGGGCTGACCGATGAAGAGTTTGCCCGCATTGAAGCGATTTTGGGGAGGCTGCCGAACTATACGGAAACCGGCATTTTTGCCGTCATGTGGTCGGAGCATTGCAGCTACAAAAACTCGAAGCCGGTGCTGAAAAAATTCCCGACCGATGGTCCGCACGTATTGCAGGGGCCAGGCGAGGGTGCCGGCATTGTCGATATCGGCGACGGGCTGGCGGTAGCGTTTAAAATCGAAAGCCATAATCACCCGTCGGCGATCGAGCCGTACCAAGGAGCAGCGACGGGGGTCGGCGGCATCATCCGCGACGTCTTTTCGATGGGAGCGCGGCCGATTGCGTTGCTTAACTCGCTCCGATTTGGCGAATTGACATCGCCGCGCGTCAACTATTTGTTCGAACAGGTTGTCGCCGGTATTGCAGGGTATGGCAACTGCGTCGGCATCCCGACCGTCGGCGGCGAGGTGCAGTTCGATCCGGCGTATGAAGGCAATCCATTGGTCAACGCCATGTGCGTTGGGATCATCCGCCATGAGGACATTCAGCGCGGCATCGCGACCGGGGTCGGCAACACGGTCATGTACGTCGGGGCGAAAACGGGCCGCGACGGCATCCACGGGGCGACGTTTGCTTCGGAAGAGTTGAGCGAACAGTCGGAAGCGAAGCGTCCGGCCGTGCAAGTCGGCGACCCGTTTATGGAAAAACTGCTGCTTGAGGCGTGTCTTGAAGCAGTCAAGTCCGATGCGTTAGTCGGCATTCAAGATATGGGCGCCGCCGGACTGACGAGCTCGTCGGCCGAGATGGCGAGCAAAGGCGGCTTCGGCATTGAAATGAATTTGGATCTTGTTCCCCAGCGCGAGGCGGGCATGACGCCGTATGAAATGATGTTGTCCGAATCGCAGGAGCGGATGCTGCTTGTCGTCAAGCAAGGCCGTGAAGACGAAATCGCTGCGATTTTTGCGAAATATGGCCTCGAGGCGAAAGCGATCGGCAAAGTAACCGATGATAAAATGCTTCGTCTGTTTTTCCGCGGCGAGGTGGCGGCCGAGATTCCGGTCGATGCCTTGGCGAAAGACGCACCGGTGTATCATAAACCGTCTGCGGAGCCGGCTTATTACCGTGAGTTTCAAGCGATGCCGCCGTATATTCCGCACATTGAAGATTACAGTCAAACATTGCTCGCGCTGCTCGCCCAGCCGACGATTGCCAGCAAAGAATGGGTGTACGATCAGTACGACTATATGGTACGGACGAATACGGTTGTCGCTCCAGGATCAGACGCGGCCGTCGTGCGCATCCGCGGTACAAACAAGGCGCTTGCGTTGACGACGGATTGCAACTCGCGCTACTTGTATTTGGATCCAGAGATGGGCGGGAAAATCGCGGTCGCCGAGGCGGCGCGCAATGTCGTCTGTTCCGGAGCGAAGCCGCTCGCCATTACCGACTGCCTCAACTTCGGCAGCCCGGAAAAGCCGGACATTTTCTGGCAGCTGGAAAAAGCGGTCGACGGGATGAGCGAAGCGTGCCGGGCGCTTGAGACGCCGGTCGTGAGCGGCAACGTCTCGCTTTACAATGAAACGAACGGCGAGGCGGTGTACCCGACGCCGGTTGTCGGCATGGTCGGCCTGATTGAAGACCTTTCCCATATCACGACGCAATCGTTTAAGCAAGCAGGTGACTTGATTTACGTGATCGGCGAGGCGAAGCCGGAGTTTGGCGGCAGCGAGCTGCAAAAGTTTCTAGAAGGCCGCATTTTCGGAAAAGCGCCGGAAATTGATTTGAAAGTGGAAGCAAGCCGCCAGCGCCAGCTGCTTGCGGCGATCCGCGCGGGGGTGGTGGCGTCCGCGCATGATGTGGCTGAAGGGGGCTTAGCCGTTGCGCTTGCCGAGTGTGTCATGGGGGCTTCAGGGCTTGGCGCGAAGGTGACGATCCGCGGTGATCTCATCAGTGAACTGTTCAGCGAAACGCAGTCTCGTTTTGTGGTTTCGGTGAAAAAGGAACATCAAGAAGCATTTGAGCAGCTTGTAGAAGCGAAACGGATCGGGGAAGTGACGGATGACGGCACATTCACCGTGAACGGGGAGCAGGGGGAAACGATCATCCGCCTTTCGGTCGACGACATGCGAAACGTCTGGAAAGGGGCCATTCCATGCTTGCTGAAATCAAAGGATTAA